A window of Phycisphaeraceae bacterium genomic DNA:
AAGCAAGGGCGAAATTCGACCTGGACACGACCTGGCTCGAAGTCACTTTCCCGCAGGCACTGGCGGAACCCCTCAAGTAAACGTCAGCGACGCTCACTCCACCGCCATCGCCACCAGTCCCTTTCTCATCATCGTCTGCAAAAACATCGTGACAGCGCGCTCGGCCTCGGCGGGGTGGAGCTTGTGTCTCCTGGCGAACGTGTCCACGATGTGACGCACGCTCTTTTGTCCGTCGCACATCGCCAGCACTTCGAGGCCGAAGGCGTCCAGATCAAACTTCCGGGTCATGCCCTGGGTTTGACGAAAGAAAAACTTCTGAAAACCCGTGGGCACAAAGGGCACGGTGAGCCGCTCACCGCCGCCTTCGAGCGGCTCACGCCCGATGATGCGTGCCGTCACCGGCCGGGCGCGCATCGCTTGTTCGCGGGTGAGTTTGGGAGGCCGTGCTGCCATTCATCCACACTACCGACTCA
This region includes:
- a CDS encoding PqqD family protein, with the translated sequence MAARPPKLTREQAMRARPVTARIIGREPLEGGGERLTVPFVPTGFQKFFFRQTQGMTRKFDLDAFGLEVLAMCDGQKSVRHIVDTFARRHKLHPAEAERAVTMFLQTMMRKGLVAMAVE